TGACAAAGTAGCTAAACACAGCCCCCGCGGAGCCTACAAAGGCAATGGCATCTGTGACCACGAATGCACAAAATGCTGGTTTCTTCACTAGAATCGCCATCCCTTTATGAGGGCTATCGTGATCATTCTCATAACCTCCTGGTAGTGTGAAACCGGCTGCAAAGGTGACTGTTACTAGTAGTGTAGCTACAACTAGATGTATTTGAGCTGCCTTCATAATCTCTTTGACTCTTCTTGTATCATCTTCATCCAAATCCATCATCCTATGTATGACTCGATGACCTCAACCTTCCTTTTCCTCCCGTCAGAGCTATCTAACCTCGGTTGTCTTGCTAGCTCCGACTTCATTTACCCTGCTTGCAAAACCCTTATATAGaaaaagttaattatattaGACTCTTCTTCATGAATATCTACAATAGAAACCTAAGTATCATTATTTGCCTTTGATCAAAAGGAAGGCATTTATTACTTTACTTTGGTTGAAAGAGAGGGATTTTATAGCTAAAAGGGataatatgttgttttataGTTCCATTTCATGAAACATATATACTTTAATTACTCCCTTTCTTTCACTTTGTTCGTCTTGTCGAAGTTTAACTTAGCACTAAATTTAATCAAGTAAGGAAGATTTTTAAAATTCGTGGTTTAAAATATTCCATTACATTTGAAATATGTAGTCTTCAACATGCCTCGTGTGACTATCAAACTTCTCATTAAGGAAATATACTGAAGTGATTTAGGCATAAAAACCAAGATAATATATTACATAGTACAATAATaagaattaataataattttgacatAAAAGTTCTCTTAACTACAAAACTTGCACATATTTACACATAGTGACGGAGCTAGGATTTTCACAAATTAAGACACTATTCAACAATTCCTGGTTCCTTGGTAAAATTTTTGGCTCCACCACTACTTAGTGGCTTCTGTgtaaagaacataaaaaacCAAGACATAAATAAGGAGCGCAAGGCAACCTATGACACAAACTGTAGCAGCTAGACCAACTGAATTTTCCAAAGTAGCATACAAACCAGTTACAAATGCAATTACAACTGCTGACATTGATAGAAACAGCAAACTTGTTGCAAGCTTATAAGTTTTCAGCAGAATTCTCTGCTCTTTTTTTGTTAAAGTGATTTCTGACTCTCCTTCGATCTTTGGCTTATGTGTCATTGCCATGACAAAGTAGCTAAAGACAGCCCCCGTGGAGCATGCAAAGGCAATGGCATCCGTAACAACAAATGCACAGAATGCTGATTTCTTTGATAGAATTGCCATCCCTTTATCAAGGCTATCTTTCTCGCTCTCAAAACCTCCTGGTAGTGTGAAGCCGGCAGCAAAGGTAACCGTCACTAGTAGTGTAGCCACAACTATATGTATTTGAGCTGCATCCctaattattttgatgattcTTGTATCATTATCGTCTGAATTCATCTTCGTATATACGACTGGATGATCGATCTCAACCTTTCTTTTCCTCTTGTCAGATGTATCTAACCTCTGTTGAATGCATTTACGCTGCTTGCAAAaccattatatatatagaaagagtTCATTATATTAGAATCTCTAAGATAGAAAACTAAGTATCCTTTGACCAAAAGAAATGAATTTGTTACTTGCCTTCATTGGAAGAGAGGGATTTGCTAGATAAACTTTGCCTTACATCAAAAGAAAAGGATGATATGCTGTTTGGATTTTGCTCTATTTTGCTTACCGATTAGCTCATGAGCCAAATCCAACAAATTTTCAACCAAACCATTTCTTCAGTAGTGAAATGTGTCATTCTTTTTCAAACGAACAGATAAAGAGGTAGCGTAAAGCAAAGAGGAACAAAGGTAATAGTAGTACTAGCAGCAgtacacaaaaatatttacttataaaaaatgatcattGATCATTAGTGACAATTAAATAACGGTAATAGCTTAATGAGCcctctttgtatatgtctctAAAGCCTTTAgtgacattggttctaatgacacttaaataATGCTGGTAAAgattttagcactctttattaatgtctaCATTTATTGctgctaaaagttgtttttgttgtagtgattgTCTATTTCTAGAAAAGCATCTGCAGCCTTTCTTGCTACATCTTGTAAGGCTATACATTGTCATCATGAACATCTCTCCCATGGTTTTCTATGAATTCGAAAAACCTAACTCCTTGGCAAAGAGTATATGTCATGTCGTAAAGAATTTTTACACTATTAGGTTATATTGACCACGTAACTCTCCCGATCAACCATTGCAAGTTTTGTAGTAAGTTTCAGGTAGCATTGATCACGATGTCTCTCACTCTCTACATCGTGTTCTTCCTCTATGCCTTGCTTCCAAGAACATAAGTAACCCACAAGCACATAACAAAAGATATGCAACCGATGACACAGACAGTAACAGCAAGACCAACTGAATGTGCTAAAGTAGCATACATACCAGTTACAAATGCAATCACAACAGCTGACATTGCCACAAGCTGCAAAAAGGTTGCAAACTTATAAAGCCTCATCACAACTGGCAACTCTGTTACAGATATTACACTTGCTGCCATCGCGAAGTAAGTGAATACAGCTACAGCTGATGATGTAAACGCGATGGCATCAGTAACAACAAATGCACGAAATGCACTTCTCCTTAGTAGAATCGCCATCCCTTTATTAGTGCTGTCAATATCGTTGTCAAAACCTCCTGGAGATGTGAAACCAGCAGTGAAGGTGACTGTCATTATTAGAGTTGCAACAACTAAATGTATCTGAGCTGCTTGCATAATATTTTCGCGATCCATCATTCAAAAAACTCCAAATTACATATGTTCTTGTGTGCATTTCACTTTCGTTTGGATGAAACATTATATAGGAAATTTCAAAAACTCTTGATGAAGTATTTCATTAGTTCTATTAAAATTACATTGACTTTGACAGAGTCAGTTGTCAACTCCAAGCCATGAACCATCCCATTCTATAAGTCATTTATCATTACTGTTCAGGATGATTTGTCAGGTTGTCTATAATATTTTGTCATGACTACTTCATTTACGTTATTTCTTTCTATATACTGCCTTGAGCTGAGAATCTATCTGAAACGGTCTCTTAGGGGTAAGGTATGCGTAATCTTAAAATTCCAGGCTGGTACATGAACATGTAGAAGTGTATGTGTATCTTAATAAAGTCTTTGTTGAGTATTAAAGTATCTTAAAATGCATGATTCATGAACTTGTATAGAAGtatatttcttaatttaattctttGTTGAGTCTTTATATTAGAATATCTTCCAGGCTgaccaaacatcatataaaatttgTAAACTTCAATGGAAAGGGTAGAGGGACGAGCCGATTAAGCCAGGATTTTCATTGAGGATCCAAAAAACGAAGTAAAACATAGGAAGAAGCCTAAGGGGATTCCACATCAaatctatacatatataaagaataataattttatgtataaaCAGGATAATTTTATGTCGAATGAGGTTTCAGATGAATCCCTTGGTCGTACATGTCTTCCCTCGGACCTAGGTATTAAGAAGTAAAGTAAACTTGTGAATCAAATTGCTGCAAACATCTAAACacaagtaaaaaagaaaatttatttggattaaatgAATGTTGACAAGAAAAACAagttgaattcaagaaaagtaaTTGGAGCACTCAAATATATAGTCTTTTAACATCACTTCAGAAACAAAATTAGTTTTCAGTCTTGCCCTTTAACTTTCAAAGTTTCATATGCCAATGAGTgaaaaattttgacaaaatttGCCCCAAGCAATGTTCATGGCATAATCATCAACTTATGATATCCCAAGGAGCAAAGTTATACatacttcttttctttttctctgtCACTTTCTGAACTTTTCATAATAAACTCGAGGGATTAGACGTAGATAGGTTATAGGTAAGTTATTCTAGGTATTGGCATCTCAAGGGCCTCCTCCGCCTCCTTTTATGGAAACCACAGGTGCACGGAAGGAACTGCGACTAATCAAGTGAGAATCAAGAAACAAAACTATGACCGTGATATCATCATGAAAATGCCGCCTCACTCCTCTATCTATCCTTTTCAGATCCGCATATCTCATTTCTCTCTTCTTCGCTGCTTCCTGAAGGGCGGCTTTTATAAGTTTTCTAGCAATGCCCTGTACAAATTTGAAAATGTTAGTTCAATAGAGAAAACAGCTGACATAATCATTTTAGTGCCAACAGTCGGTCAACGTAAATCA
The window above is part of the Solanum pennellii chromosome 5, SPENNV200 genome. Proteins encoded here:
- the LOC114077345 gene encoding protein ACCELERATED CELL DEATH 6-like, with amino-acid sequence MMDRENIMQAAQIHLVVATLIMTVTFTAGFTSPGGFDNDIDSTNKGMAILLRRSAFRAFVVTDAIAFTSSAVAVFTYFAMAASVISVTELPVVMRLYKFATFLQLVAMSAVVIAFVTGMYATLAHSVGLAVTVCVIGCISFVMCLWVTYVLGSKA
- the LOC107019791 gene encoding protein ACCELERATED CELL DEATH 6-like, encoding MNSDDNDTRIIKIIRDAAQIHIVVATLLVTVTFAAGFTLPGGFESEKDSLDKGMAILSKKSAFCAFVVTDAIAFACSTGAVFSYFVMAMTHKPKIEGESEITLTKKEQRILLKTYKLATSLLFLSMSAVVIAFVTGLYATLENSVGLAATVCVIGCLALLIYVLVFYVLYTEATK
- the LOC107020314 gene encoding protein ACCELERATED CELL DEATH 6-like, with protein sequence MMDLDEDDTRRVKEIMKAAQIHLVVATLLVTVTFAAGFTLPGGYENDHDSPHKGMAILVKKPAFCAFVVTDAIAFVGSAGAVFSYFVMAANHRPKTKEELRVLKNIYRVATILQFLAMSAVVIAFVTGLYATLSHSVSLATSVCAIGCLSFIIYVLVLLLIYKGLTGETTNQ